In Alphaproteobacteria bacterium US3C007, one genomic interval encodes:
- the trpS gene encoding tryptophan--tRNA ligase, producing MSDAAQTPSPSPFEKRVFSGVQPSGGLTLGNYLGAVKRFVHMQSPNHESLYCMVDLHAVTVWQDPANLRKNTRELAAFFIAAGLKPEQSILFNQSAVPEHAQLGWIFNCIARMGWMKRMTQFKDKAGKNAENASLGLFGYPALMAADILLYHATHVPVGDDQKQHLELTRDIATKFNHDFGVDFFPITEPVIGGPAARVMSLRDGSKKMSKSDPSDLSRINMSDDADSIAQKFRKAKTDPDALPSEEAGLENRPEARNLVAIYAALEDQSVDAVLNDIGGRQFSEFKPMLIDRAVATLSPISAEMNRLMQEPDEIDRVLANGAERARKIAQPILNQTYDIMGLLRS from the coding sequence ATGTCGGATGCCGCTCAAACACCATCCCCAAGCCCATTTGAAAAGCGCGTTTTTTCAGGTGTTCAGCCATCGGGCGGGTTAACGCTTGGCAATTATTTGGGCGCCGTAAAGCGGTTTGTGCATATGCAAAGCCCCAACCATGAATCCTTATATTGCATGGTGGATCTACACGCGGTGACCGTCTGGCAAGATCCGGCCAACTTGCGCAAAAACACCCGTGAATTGGCGGCGTTTTTTATTGCTGCCGGATTAAAACCGGAGCAGTCAATTTTATTTAATCAATCCGCAGTTCCCGAACATGCTCAATTGGGGTGGATTTTCAATTGTATCGCCCGCATGGGGTGGATGAAGCGGATGACCCAATTCAAAGACAAAGCTGGAAAAAATGCAGAGAATGCATCGCTTGGCTTATTTGGATATCCCGCATTGATGGCCGCAGATATTTTACTCTATCACGCAACCCATGTGCCCGTGGGCGATGATCAAAAGCAACATCTTGAATTAACAAGAGATATTGCAACCAAGTTCAACCATGATTTCGGGGTGGATTTTTTTCCAATTACCGAGCCGGTGATCGGGGGGCCTGCGGCCCGCGTGATGAGCTTACGCGACGGATCAAAAAAAATGTCAAAATCAGACCCTTCTGACCTGAGCCGCATAAATATGAGCGATGATGCAGACAGCATTGCCCAGAAATTCCGCAAAGCCAAAACCGACCCCGATGCCCTACCTTCCGAAGAAGCCGGATTGGAAAATCGCCCCGAAGCGCGCAATTTGGTGGCGATCTATGCCGCTTTGGAAGATCAATCCGTTGACGCGGTTCTAAATGACATTGGCGGCAGACAATTTTCCGAGTTCAAACCAATGCTGATTGACCGCGCGGTCGCCACGCTTTCACCAATTTCGGCTGAAATGAACCGGTTGATGCAGGAACCGGACGAGATCGACCGTGTATTGGCCAATGGGGCCGAGCGGGCTCGAAAAATTGCTCAGCCCATATTGAACCAAACTTATGATATTATGGGGTTGCTGCGCAGTTAA
- a CDS encoding rhomboid family intramembrane serine protease — protein sequence MSFNPETPKAAALNPMPPVVMALFLMIAGVEALFALASIGVLGEGFDASWRFFAIERYGMNTNLVSWMRETQDYGAEHLVRFVTFSFLHASFMQAAIACALFLAMGKMVGSVFSAPAVLMFFFVSAALGALVYCLIAPEAGWLFGAFPGIYGLIGAYTFLLWVSLKAQQAPAGKAFNMIAMLIGIQLVFGIFLSGRLLWIADLAGFLGGFTLSVLLLPGGLARLMQALRRD from the coding sequence ATGTCTTTCAATCCGGAAACACCCAAAGCTGCGGCGTTGAACCCGATGCCGCCCGTCGTCATGGCGCTTTTTTTGATGATTGCGGGGGTAGAGGCCCTATTTGCCTTGGCATCGATTGGGGTTTTGGGTGAAGGGTTTGACGCCTCTTGGCGGTTTTTTGCGATTGAGCGCTATGGAATGAACACAAATCTTGTGTCATGGATGCGCGAAACTCAGGATTACGGCGCGGAACATTTGGTGCGCTTTGTTACGTTTTCCTTCTTGCATGCGTCTTTTATGCAGGCAGCGATCGCTTGTGCGCTGTTTTTGGCGATGGGCAAAATGGTTGGCAGCGTGTTTTCCGCCCCTGCCGTATTAATGTTCTTTTTTGTGTCAGCGGCGCTGGGCGCGTTGGTTTACTGCCTGATTGCGCCAGAGGCAGGCTGGTTATTTGGGGCTTTTCCAGGGATTTATGGGTTAATCGGGGCCTATACTTTTCTGCTTTGGGTGTCATTAAAGGCGCAGCAGGCGCCGGCAGGCAAAGCGTTTAACATGATTGCGATGCTGATCGGGATCCAGCTTGTCTTTGGAATATTCTTGAGCGGCAGATTATTGTGGATCGCCGATTTGGCCGGATTTTTAGGCGGCTTCACCCTATCTGTTTTATTGCTTCCGGGTGGGCTTGCGCGTCTAATGCAAGCGCTGCGCCGTGATTAA
- the murJ gene encoding murein biosynthesis integral membrane protein MurJ yields the protein MSGPRLLKGIMTVGFWTLLSRVLGMAREVLLYMMIGAGPVLDAFVVAFRLPNMFRRFFAEGAFNAAFVPLFSKRLEAQDNPIGFASQAMGGLAFALALLTALALVFMPALVWLTAQGFVGDARFDMAVEYGRVMFPYIFLISLSALLSGALNAQGRFAMAAAAPVFLNIIIICALCLGWVMNHAVIYYLIWAVPIAGIVQLTALWRAAQAAGLPIRLGRPSFSPEMRQLVRIAVPAALANGVLQINLLVGQLVASQHPGAVSWLYGADRLYQLPLGVVGIAVGIVLLPELSRRLQANDQAGAKQAFSSATEITLALSLPAAMALCVVPYPFVSALFEHGATSRLDAQAMALATAIYGLGLPAFVLQKLLQPLYFAREDTRRPFRFALVGMAINAALAIGLMPFIGWVAAAIATSLSAWAMVGLLFWGARGFDNILKPEAGLKNRLLRMCIASLFLGAALYGIQFFISPAVTSVSGRIFYALFLVIAGAGLYLWLGERLKAFSLQEIKASFKKP from the coding sequence ATGAGTGGGCCGCGACTGCTCAAAGGCATTATGACAGTCGGTTTTTGGACTTTGCTCAGCCGCGTGCTGGGCATGGCCCGCGAGGTCTTGCTCTATATGATGATTGGCGCAGGGCCGGTGTTGGACGCGTTTGTGGTAGCATTTCGTTTGCCCAATATGTTTCGGCGGTTCTTTGCAGAAGGCGCTTTTAACGCCGCTTTTGTGCCTCTGTTTTCAAAGCGCCTTGAGGCCCAAGACAACCCGATCGGATTTGCCAGCCAGGCGATGGGCGGGCTTGCCTTTGCGCTGGCGCTTTTGACAGCGCTGGCGCTGGTGTTCATGCCAGCGCTTGTCTGGCTTACCGCGCAGGGGTTCGTGGGCGATGCCCGCTTTGATATGGCAGTTGAATATGGCCGCGTGATGTTTCCTTATATCTTTCTTATCTCGCTCAGCGCTCTGCTGTCTGGTGCGCTGAATGCCCAAGGGCGCTTCGCTATGGCCGCCGCCGCGCCTGTCTTCTTAAATATCATCATTATTTGCGCGCTTTGTCTGGGATGGGTGATGAACCATGCGGTCATCTATTATCTGATTTGGGCGGTTCCAATTGCGGGGATTGTGCAATTGACCGCGCTATGGCGGGCGGCGCAGGCCGCCGGGCTTCCGATTCGGTTGGGACGGCCCAGCTTTAGCCCCGAAATGCGACAGCTGGTGCGGATTGCGGTACCCGCAGCCTTGGCCAATGGCGTGCTGCAAATCAATTTATTGGTCGGACAATTGGTCGCCAGTCAACATCCCGGCGCCGTCAGTTGGCTTTATGGGGCTGACCGCCTGTATCAGTTGCCCCTGGGCGTGGTTGGAATTGCTGTGGGCATTGTGCTCTTACCCGAATTGTCACGACGCTTGCAGGCAAATGATCAAGCAGGGGCAAAACAAGCCTTTTCAAGCGCAACCGAAATCACATTAGCGCTGAGTTTACCGGCCGCAATGGCGCTCTGCGTGGTGCCCTATCCTTTCGTCTCTGCGCTTTTTGAACATGGCGCAACCTCCCGCCTTGACGCGCAAGCGATGGCACTTGCGACCGCTATCTACGGATTGGGCTTGCCCGCTTTTGTGCTGCAAAAGCTCCTGCAACCATTGTATTTTGCGCGCGAAGATACGCGCAGGCCTTTTCGATTTGCGCTTGTAGGCATGGCGATCAATGCCGCCTTAGCCATCGGTCTTATGCCATTTATTGGCTGGGTGGCCGCGGCCATTGCCACCAGTCTTTCGGCTTGGGCAATGGTCGGGCTGCTGTTTTGGGGCGCGCGCGGCTTTGACAATATTTTAAAACCGGAGGCCGGTTTGAAAAACCGCTTGCTGCGCATGTGCATTGCCAGCCTTTTCTTAGGGGCTGCTCTTTACGGCATACAATTTTTTATCAGCCCCGCTGTCACCAGCGTTTCCGGGCGAATTTTCTATGCGCTCTTCTTGGTAATCGCGGGCGCGGGATTATATCTTTGGCTGGGTGAAAGATTAAAGGCCTTCTCGCTGCAAGAGATAAAGGCCAGTTTTAAAAAGCCTTAA
- a CDS encoding [protein-PII] uridylyltransferase, translating to MLHFDRPDLPMISPAEMIFDSETMVAFIKANLVTLSDSKDIRAGLATELKARQIAGMEHIAHAFSKSPFSAHEVTRSYTYLTDCIVKTTWFVASTFVHPLANPTESERLSVVAVGGYGRGEMAPFSDVDLLFLTPYKITPWAESLIETMLYILWDLKLKVGHSSRTVKDCLRLGANDYTIRTAMLEQRNLCGDQSLADALSAKLWSDLFSGSEKEFIEAKLQEREARHEKQGGQRYMVEPNVKEGKGGLRDLQSLFWITKYVYRSTSTADLVSLNVITPEEHQIFVKAEAFLWAVRSHLHLISGRAVETLSFDMQIELADRMGYHDRAGRPAVEIFMQDYFRQATSVGDLTRIFLTALEASHVKSEPLLERIFRKRPTVKSDYMVLHNRLSISAPENFLSDPLNLLRLFEEALRTGLLIHPDAMRLISANLHLFDETLRQTPEAQRIFLDLLLKHGNPERALRRMNELGALSAFIPEFEPIVAMMQFNMYHSYTVDEHTIQCIRNLAQIERGELIEELPIASSILKEGLNRKVIYVALLLHDIGKGRNEDHSVIGAQIARKVAPRLGLNKADVETVEWLVRYHLLMSDLAQKRDIADPRTVRDFVKAVQTLKRLDLLTVLTVCDIRAVGPNTWNNWKAVLIRALYRQTRRALENGQDALNRESRGSEGKKNLRLHLEDWDAKDLKTEVARHYPPYWQGLHVTAHVVFAGLLRDLKEDEIAIDFYADGDRAATRVCFACVDHPGIFSSLAGALALVRANVVDARSYTTKDGFATAAFWIQDAAGNPYEPEKFNRLKQMINKTLMGKVVARVAIQDKDKFKKREKAFKVPTSISFDNDGSEIYTIIEVDTRDRPGLLFDLTRTLANTNVYIASAVIATYGEQVVDSFYVKDMFGLKFYNQSKQKMLERKLREAIELGVERAST from the coding sequence ATGCTTCACTTCGACAGGCCCGATCTACCAATGATTTCGCCAGCTGAAATGATTTTCGACTCTGAAACTATGGTTGCCTTTATCAAAGCCAACCTAGTCACGTTGTCAGACAGTAAAGACATAAGGGCGGGCTTGGCGACAGAGCTGAAAGCGCGTCAAATTGCGGGTATGGAACATATTGCCCATGCTTTTTCTAAAAGCCCGTTCAGCGCGCATGAGGTGACCAGATCTTACACTTACCTGACCGATTGTATTGTTAAAACAACCTGGTTTGTCGCCTCAACCTTCGTGCATCCCCTCGCCAATCCCACCGAAAGCGAGCGACTTTCTGTTGTTGCGGTCGGGGGGTATGGCCGCGGCGAAATGGCTCCGTTTTCCGATGTTGATTTGCTTTTTTTAACCCCGTATAAAATCACGCCTTGGGCCGAAAGTCTGATTGAAACGATGCTCTATATCCTTTGGGATCTTAAGCTGAAAGTGGGGCATTCATCACGCACTGTAAAAGATTGTCTGCGCTTGGGCGCGAATGATTATACGATTCGCACCGCCATGCTGGAACAGCGCAACCTCTGCGGTGATCAAAGCCTTGCCGACGCACTATCCGCCAAGCTTTGGAGTGATTTATTCTCGGGCAGCGAAAAAGAGTTCATTGAGGCGAAATTGCAAGAACGCGAAGCCCGGCATGAAAAGCAAGGCGGCCAGCGCTATATGGTCGAGCCGAATGTCAAAGAGGGAAAAGGCGGCCTGCGCGACCTGCAATCGCTGTTTTGGATTACCAAATATGTATATCGATCCACCTCAACGGCCGATCTGGTCTCGTTAAACGTTATCACGCCGGAAGAACATCAAATTTTCGTCAAGGCAGAGGCTTTTTTATGGGCAGTGCGCAGCCATTTGCATCTTATAAGCGGGCGCGCGGTTGAAACTTTATCCTTCGATATGCAAATCGAACTGGCTGATCGCATGGGTTATCATGACCGCGCGGGCCGGCCAGCGGTTGAAATTTTCATGCAAGATTATTTCCGTCAAGCAACCAGCGTTGGGGATTTAACGCGTATTTTCTTAACGGCGCTCGAGGCAAGCCATGTCAAAAGCGAGCCACTTTTAGAACGGATTTTTCGCAAACGCCCCACTGTGAAATCCGATTATATGGTGCTGCATAACAGGCTGAGTATCTCCGCGCCTGAAAATTTTCTGAGCGATCCGCTTAATCTGTTGCGGTTATTCGAAGAAGCGCTGCGGACTGGCCTGCTGATACATCCAGATGCGATGCGGTTAATCTCAGCCAATCTGCATTTATTTGACGAAACCCTGCGTCAAACCCCCGAAGCACAACGGATTTTTCTGGATCTGCTCTTAAAACATGGCAATCCAGAACGTGCCCTGAGACGGATGAATGAATTGGGGGCCTTGTCAGCCTTCATCCCCGAATTTGAGCCCATCGTCGCGATGATGCAATTCAATATGTACCACAGCTACACGGTGGATGAGCATACGATCCAATGTATCCGGAACCTTGCCCAGATAGAGCGCGGCGAATTGATCGAAGAATTGCCCATTGCCAGTTCTATTTTGAAAGAGGGTCTGAACCGGAAGGTGATTTACGTTGCCCTTCTGCTGCATGATATCGGCAAAGGCCGCAATGAAGATCATTCGGTGATTGGAGCGCAAATTGCGCGCAAAGTGGCTCCGCGGCTTGGCTTGAACAAAGCTGATGTGGAAACCGTAGAATGGCTTGTGAGATACCATTTATTGATGTCTGATTTGGCGCAAAAACGCGATATTGCTGATCCTCGAACGGTGCGCGACTTTGTCAAAGCCGTGCAAACCCTCAAGCGCTTGGATCTGCTAACCGTGTTGACCGTCTGCGATATTCGCGCTGTTGGTCCCAACACTTGGAACAATTGGAAAGCGGTTTTGATCCGGGCACTCTATCGGCAGACCCGCCGCGCGTTAGAGAATGGCCAAGACGCTTTGAACCGCGAATCGCGTGGCAGCGAGGGTAAGAAAAACCTACGTCTGCATTTAGAAGATTGGGATGCCAAAGACCTTAAAACCGAAGTTGCGCGCCATTATCCCCCCTATTGGCAGGGATTACATGTCACCGCGCATGTGGTGTTTGCCGGTTTGCTCCGCGATTTAAAAGAGGATGAAATTGCCATCGACTTCTATGCAGATGGAGACCGCGCAGCAACCCGCGTGTGTTTTGCCTGCGTCGACCATCCCGGCATTTTTTCCAGCTTGGCGGGCGCTCTGGCACTGGTGCGGGCCAATGTCGTTGATGCGCGCAGCTATACCACCAAAGATGGGTTTGCGACGGCAGCGTTTTGGATTCAAGACGCGGCGGGAAACCCTTATGAGCCCGAAAAGTTCAACCGTTTGAAACAAATGATCAATAAGACATTGATGGGCAAAGTGGTGGCGCGAGTTGCGATTCAGGATAAAGACAAATTCAAAAAACGCGAAAAAGCCTTTAAAGTTCCGACCTCTATCAGCTTTGATAATGACGGCTCCGAAATTTACACGATCATCGAAGTCGACACGCGGGATCGTCCGGGCCTGTTGTTTGATCTGACACGCACTTTGGCCAATACCAACGTCTATATCGCATCAGCAGTCATCGCCACTTATGGCGAACAAGTTGTTGATAGTTTTTATGTAAAAGACATGTTTGGTCTGAAATTTTACAACCAATCCAAGCAAAAAATGCTGGAACGCAAGCTACGCGAAGCAATCGAGCTGGGCGTTGAGCGCGCTTCAACATGA
- a CDS encoding penicillin-binding protein activator, whose product MRVSISFRHKGLRALAGILLAAFISACAPDTSTIDTAPRLAPQEPIPIALLVPTSSQNAAEIAGSLEQAARMAVSDLEPVKIDLRVYDTAGRSDIAAQQAQTAVDQGAKIIIGPLFAEAANAAGLAVADEGVNVLSFSNSSAIAGGNVFVLGKTFDNTAERVVGYLARSGKQRAVIVYPDNLEGEAGRSALEKAAQYSSLKIAHSQAFEFSQEGVVAAIPLIRAAVEIEEADTILLTSTTAGALGLLVQLLPEAGIDPAKVQYAGLARWDVPAQTLALSGVQGGLFALPDYARAQSFSTRYEATFSSKPHQLAGLAYDGVAAIGALVARGTNNALGAAALTQTAGFEGVDGIFRLRKDGTNERGLAIATIQDKQVVILDPAPAAFEFFSF is encoded by the coding sequence ATGAGAGTATCTATTTCATTTCGTCATAAAGGTCTACGCGCGCTGGCCGGGATCTTGCTGGCAGCTTTTATAAGCGCCTGCGCGCCTGACACATCAACGATTGACACCGCTCCCAGGCTGGCTCCCCAAGAGCCCATTCCAATCGCATTGTTGGTTCCGACATCTTCGCAAAACGCCGCCGAGATCGCCGGAAGTTTAGAGCAAGCCGCGCGAATGGCGGTTTCTGATTTGGAACCGGTCAAAATTGACCTGCGCGTTTATGACACTGCAGGGCGCAGTGATATCGCCGCGCAACAGGCCCAAACCGCGGTTGATCAGGGTGCAAAAATTATCATTGGGCCGCTTTTTGCTGAAGCCGCAAACGCCGCGGGCCTGGCTGTCGCGGATGAAGGTGTGAATGTTTTAAGCTTTTCAAACAGCAGCGCCATCGCCGGTGGCAACGTCTTCGTGCTTGGAAAGACCTTTGACAATACGGCTGAAAGGGTGGTCGGTTATCTTGCACGATCAGGAAAACAACGCGCTGTGATTGTTTACCCGGATAATCTGGAAGGGGAAGCAGGGCGCAGCGCTTTGGAAAAGGCCGCCCAATATTCCAGCTTAAAAATCGCGCATAGTCAGGCGTTTGAGTTCTCGCAAGAGGGGGTTGTTGCCGCGATTCCGCTCATTCGCGCCGCTGTCGAGATTGAAGAGGCCGATACTATTTTATTAACCTCAACAACGGCCGGCGCTTTGGGGCTGTTGGTGCAATTGCTGCCCGAAGCTGGGATTGATCCCGCCAAAGTGCAATATGCAGGCCTTGCACGCTGGGATGTGCCGGCGCAAACTCTGGCGCTCTCAGGCGTGCAGGGGGGGCTGTTCGCTTTGCCCGATTACGCGCGCGCTCAAAGTTTTTCAACGCGCTATGAAGCGACATTTTCCAGTAAACCACACCAGCTTGCGGGCCTGGCATATGATGGCGTCGCCGCAATTGGCGCATTGGTCGCCCGTGGCACCAACAACGCGTTAGGCGCAGCAGCCTTAACCCAAACAGCCGGCTTTGAAGGCGTCGATGGTATTTTCAGACTTAGGAAAGACGGCACCAACGAGCGTGGTCTGGCTATCGCAACGATCCAAGACAAACAGGTGGTAATTCTTGACCCAGCGCCCGCAGCATTCGAGTTCTTCAGCTTCTAA
- the rsmI gene encoding 16S rRNA (cytidine(1402)-2'-O)-methyltransferase encodes MSKRNIHLAPGLYFVATPIGTARDITLRALDILTNVDILAAEDTRSLRKLMDIHGVALNERPILAYHDHNGARMRPKLMQYLLEGRSVAYASEAGTPLIADPGFDLSKTAAEAGVLVTTAPGPSAVITALTLAGLPTDRFLFEGFVPNARSARLAALRNLLNVPATLVFYESPKRLVPFLQDACAVYGENRQAAYCRELTKKFEDIRRGTLAELLAKAQTGPVKGEIVVIIDRAQSSPVNESDIEAQLKIALQSMSVRDAAEFVAQAHGVAKRKIYQMALNIEQKP; translated from the coding sequence GTGAGTAAGCGCAACATCCATTTGGCACCAGGGCTTTATTTTGTGGCCACCCCGATCGGGACCGCGCGCGACATCACTTTGCGTGCGCTCGATATTCTAACAAATGTTGATATTTTAGCGGCTGAAGATACCCGAAGCCTGCGAAAATTAATGGATATTCACGGCGTGGCTTTGAATGAGCGCCCGATATTGGCCTATCATGATCACAATGGCGCGCGCATGCGGCCTAAATTAATGCAATATTTACTAGAAGGCCGGTCTGTTGCCTATGCGTCGGAGGCGGGAACGCCGCTTATTGCTGATCCGGGCTTTGACCTAAGTAAAACGGCCGCTGAGGCTGGTGTTTTGGTCACCACAGCGCCCGGGCCATCCGCGGTGATAACCGCGCTGACGCTGGCCGGTTTGCCCACCGATCGCTTTTTGTTTGAAGGCTTTGTTCCCAACGCAAGATCTGCGCGGCTTGCGGCTTTGAGGAATTTGTTAAACGTGCCAGCAACTTTGGTGTTTTACGAATCTCCTAAACGTCTTGTGCCATTTTTGCAGGATGCCTGCGCGGTTTATGGCGAAAATAGGCAGGCTGCGTATTGCCGCGAATTAACCAAAAAGTTTGAAGATATCCGCCGCGGAACATTGGCAGAGTTGTTGGCCAAGGCGCAAACTGGGCCTGTCAAAGGCGAGATTGTCGTGATCATTGACCGGGCGCAGTCATCTCCTGTTAATGAAAGTGATATAGAAGCGCAGTTGAAAATAGCATTGCAATCAATGTCGGTGCGAGACGCGGCTGAGTTTGTGGCGCAGGCGCATGGCGTGGCGAAACGCAAAATTTATCAGATGGCTTTGAACATTGAGCAGAAACCTTAA
- a CDS encoding YraN family protein — MSRNLKGNKAYYSGLAAENKIAKAYRAGGYHLEAQRWRSLAGEIDLIFKTSVCWVFVEVKKSQNHERAAQLLTAFQRRRIIAAAQVFMGQVRSAPCMAMRFDLALIDRFGAILIVENVFFSEDFQEPSEMGFI; from the coding sequence TTGAGCAGAAACCTTAAAGGAAACAAGGCTTATTATTCAGGCTTAGCCGCTGAAAACAAAATAGCAAAAGCATATAGAGCTGGCGGATATCACTTGGAGGCGCAGCGGTGGAGATCTTTGGCCGGCGAAATAGATCTGATTTTCAAAACCTCGGTCTGTTGGGTTTTTGTTGAGGTCAAGAAATCGCAAAATCATGAAAGAGCTGCGCAGCTGTTAACAGCGTTTCAAAGACGCCGCATTATTGCTGCTGCGCAGGTGTTTATGGGGCAGGTGCGATCTGCGCCCTGCATGGCGATGCGCTTTGATCTGGCTTTGATCGATCGTTTCGGCGCCATTTTAATTGTAGAAAACGTATTTTTTTCAGAGGATTTTCAAGAACCATCAGAGATGGGTTTTATTTAG
- the gshB gene encoding glutathione synthase has product MKIAFQMDPIEAVNIEADSTFRLAEEAQARGHSLFYYPPDTLAYQNGKITARGYPMTVQRVAGGHVDFGPEEEVELAKFDVVWLRQDPPFDMHYITTTHLLDRLKDQTLVVNDPFWVRNYPEKLLVLDFPDLTPPTAIARDLKILKAFRQAHGDVILKPLYGNGGAGVFLLKEDDRNLTSLHELFSGFSREPLIVQKFLPDVSKGDKRVILVDGEPVGAINRVPAKGETRSNMHVGGRPEKIKLTPRDLEICARIGPLLREKGQVFVGIDVIGQYLTEINVTSPTGIQELERFDGVNIAANIWQAIEQKLV; this is encoded by the coding sequence GTGAAAATCGCATTTCAGATGGATCCTATTGAGGCGGTTAATATTGAAGCAGACAGCACGTTTCGTCTGGCCGAAGAGGCGCAAGCACGAGGGCATAGCTTATTTTATTACCCGCCTGACACGCTGGCCTATCAAAACGGGAAAATAACTGCGCGCGGATATCCCATGACGGTACAGCGGGTTGCGGGTGGGCATGTGGATTTTGGGCCAGAAGAAGAGGTCGAGCTGGCCAAATTTGATGTGGTTTGGCTGCGCCAGGATCCGCCATTTGATATGCATTATATTACGACAACGCATTTATTGGATCGGTTAAAAGATCAAACGCTGGTTGTGAATGATCCGTTTTGGGTGCGCAATTATCCCGAAAAACTGTTGGTGCTTGATTTTCCGGATTTAACGCCGCCAACAGCGATTGCCCGCGATTTGAAAATCTTGAAAGCGTTTCGCCAAGCCCATGGCGATGTTATTTTAAAGCCGCTTTACGGCAATGGCGGCGCAGGCGTTTTTTTGCTCAAAGAAGATGATCGCAATCTGACATCTTTGCATGAATTGTTCAGCGGCTTCTCGCGCGAACCGCTGATCGTGCAGAAGTTTCTGCCAGATGTGAGTAAAGGGGATAAACGGGTGATTTTGGTGGATGGAGAGCCAGTGGGCGCGATTAACAGGGTGCCTGCTAAGGGCGAAACGCGTTCTAATATGCATGTAGGCGGGCGGCCTGAGAAGATTAAGCTTACGCCGCGCGATTTAGAAATCTGCGCGCGTATTGGTCCGCTTTTGCGCGAAAAAGGCCAGGTCTTTGTGGGCATCGATGTGATCGGGCAGTATTTAACCGAAATTAATGTGACGTCACCTACAGGGATTCAAGAGCTTGAGCGCTTTGATGGCGTTAATATTGCCGCAAATATTTGGCAGGCGATTGAACAAAAACTAGTGTGA